A stretch of the Zeugodacus cucurbitae isolate PBARC_wt_2022May chromosome 6, idZeuCucr1.2, whole genome shotgun sequence genome encodes the following:
- the LOC105209846 gene encoding uncharacterized protein LOC105209846 isoform X1, producing the protein MKNMDKNAGGDGSDGKSGVGVGLGGGGSGKAGSSASGGGGAGVHDPSALLDAASLFAYWGRDPTSAAAAASNPLFNSQFNAAAAAGLGLLQNPASAANDRYSIAAAAAAAASHHHQNTMAVAASQAASLASLHPASELNCWWSMAQLAAQDYFTRLQASGLSPFAHPDVMAAFGPAALGLGGAAGTGGTGVNSAGGGVGALGAGTGGSNVGSGSSSSSSSKSSKSRKEKRQQQQQAQQQQQQNLAAAAAAAAAAAVSANPAAALAGMHGLVGAGGSLNPSSMGMGGSGSTGNTTGVGGSSGGSSSSYKSSSTSYSKPSVSPVLPPPPGSAYDPVQLHKELLAMQVAAASGGSSSSSSSKKSSSHHHTQSHQSSSNNNSGGGGIGGGSGGSSGLGMSSGASSSLGGSNNNNSNKNSPMSNVGNAAMHHLSALGGNVGGSNSTAHHINALMSPHGSLGGSSGMGSGGSNMGASSSGGSNSSASSSKAERDKNNASLNALSSLSQFGALGMSPQQSMQAAMNAFAASNPAAAAAAAAAASAAVGGGKGGKDYMPSGILSAALEGNDHQSLLGVRLPPDTEIIKYTSSIVGPKIPGTTSRGRKKTISDEQQQQQQLLAQQQQLQQQQLQKQELDATNALSSLLSIPGLSPAKRARLEMEYAAMAAAVNVAQQQQHQQQQQQQQAQQQQQQQQAQQQQQQQQQAQQQQQAQQQLQQQHQHALNVAAASGFGGIGVGGTNTTTAAQAAAAAAAAAAALGQLSGPAAAAALSASGLGMGAPMGLSGLGGLGALGGLGNPTGRLDPHTLGATTLSATPSNSRDSSTDRVEVIKLPPTITSNGAYNLSNKNKDLLDLTGDNSSGAGVNLSMKSSSSTATTNATTASSALIGTAANPIMIEDYDAPLNLSMKPADKQSSSACMSSSMVGGSSDYNSPVNMGGTVAVPAGSGGSNSLQSLTSITAALGGGSSTPLPGSGASSSGGNAGSSGSGGSSGGGGGSGGERSGQPPFKEGRPRNLGRGVSKPKKNTVASLLAQSRAVGIKPMLATQQLLQQGADLEKIRQALNEANAQLDLSTDSESVAAESGLSESESEDANILNVTELRVPLDLGWKRETVIRGLTKAGQIRGEVVYYAPGGTVPLKNIGQVISHLEKNPSKLTRDNFSFSSRAIVGSFLQPAPPPYANDGEYIRMTDEDVAKRLEDLKIFTRQTLNVEQRIEIAKQQQAIRDAKKQQKEEMARNKEKARQEKNEKLEQQRKEKELKNQQMIEARKKRQEELERIKQEELLKKQQEKEKKRQEAILAKEQELQKQKEALLAAEMERERRRQHMALVRQLEARRKFVEREKKKHQMILDRLILREKRMAIRKRDTEILAQIRKPNEDSEVAHPYELPELERIGGNRLPGQAMADLLMVYEFLHNFGETLGFDMESLPSLQNLHDALISDSNPDAEEELLSVMTHLLVCAIEDPGIPNPGRHTTLLGQSLRNADITNSNVSEILRIYLYATATGEIRQLHGITMDRERERRIPDHHQVDADTASHSGKNAEYYKLLHENETWKLSHSLKNRPFVALNPTRKAQILAHLCNDLLMNKAVLKQIDGSLETCAQMRKERYMTDMKVRKYKALHQRKARIEAYEKAQAEREAAMQAAIAAQQKADAERMQKEAEAAAAAAEAAANAAAAATTNAAEQEKQCEENDGDSGAAVDGANGGETPANSNTNNASPVDAEHNNNNSSGATNNGEHHNKNENDISAANVEKMDVDGDVTIINNCDEANTVKSEKDNQSLPLPADAGAPAIVGANNLADSSLPHGLPTPALPNVFDGLKYDVSPTKSYNSDNAVTPNKQAKLDESVVCVPAYQNGIASMPAGLPGVCTTTAMAHAATPSDLSNLLPKKAGNDDQPISTDVGLDDDLSDLESDITNVEEDEDTRLSADELQKKLDKILRASMNCKELLEKSTNQLRATCFGQDRFWRRYWKLPKAGGIFIEALESAQNDIFHYQEILEVEAEEARAAKLLNGESEAKQECKEEDAEEADDEGADTENADEGAEVDSKESGNACKNTEEEDKSMEATATTLTAKESEEKMQVDDVAEVTTPTPSVINNNNNTNGNVCNMTPTAVIDDDDDDVVLTSKDEPEIVDLRDDDDDDDDVVHTATIPAPKRMDIDVDNYMSKKPHVDAATISTKTDFEAEIKIPAIPAQFNAAIAAAAAAAAAAANANATNTTVTNAIGDKNCDKNEIAMLTSSASGSASPMTMPTPTSTPMPMPMPLPMPLPAATGLPVSANNTIVSYNSNNNSINTITSGTGSTVGVMDVSSTTAAIIDSVVKAEDLKKEDDCIIVSATSGDDALFKQPVNVSDKWFSIFDRELPLMSTEPMDEASLKEYKMSIANISCDSLFQTQGHPWEVQNVVPFFNVTLDECKVDPTKFVQECILSLSGLDEKQMEAKIREYEEKMVLAASAPSEGADADTAVASPFDSKNCLPRQRLKSEEAAESGDEEEEDEQKYESDCKPSTSAAAAAKSTSSPVIKTDAVKSEENDEERTEEKKFFPYLNDTKVESGVDCKPHKDVNDAAAGEAKEHDFNTVRLEIRMDDIAGMSIQNLANMSLQNLTTFLQYDVQTPLSMTPEEQLQLEKVKKEGFPKKLVGSYVSRDRRYGWWKVDTFEMLQRVIDSLDPSGLRERDLQENLLRFMQQEDPPTIGIKYPLASKPGEDVPYLQPDKPHDWNPKIAKRTELALLDQLEALEDKIASASMQLKNWQLPPRIENEINLELEDVTEEDFISIIPMIRERIIDLEANIERRYLKPPLGSQTGDAHLAVIAQNQHTTTQTQNSAAAAAFLLQMQQQQAAAAQQQLINMQSQQTQNVINASAFNERAMAIAAANAAAAAAAAGNASGDAAGGHTANTSGNNSGGDSPASNCDSEKDEKVENVPKGLASWRDAVSRSHTTAQLAMALYVLESCVAWDKSIMKAYCQFCTSGENEDKLLLCDGCDKGYHTYCFKPKMDNIPDGDWYCYECVNKATNERKCIVCGGLRPSPVGKMIYCDLCPRAYHADCYIPPLLKVPRGKWYCHGCITKAPPPKKRTSSKPRRDRDSSKRRDRHSNSSTSSNIDLQQQHQQQQQQHHQYQHQSQHQQQHHQLQLQQQAAVLAQAQAMAAASAEHHLHNSSQLSLNSSHDESMTSLPTPLSPAHSIASTSFDEQHNNSIDATRFQYQHQQQHQQHQQQQQYQQMVGGNATTLAVGMPVGVGVGKGAPTTMLPDASGTTSLVHNNMIGAHLTNNDHATTDSCVDGAPANALLNPITGSVMPPMFNNAAPSGYATPPSSQLSQTPHAPLSAGGALVPHVTPTTLPTVSTAVGGASPMPVNYMPLTASQQQQLAQLQMNSNGGVQLPPPSSPYNATAQSPLPPPTLLPPTSAISTSPQPATTLPLIMPPTGMVQQQHQQPQLSPLLQSSILSPQHSSNHVPTANQMHSPRASTPTQHSPQTVGHNSQSQSPATHQFGGLSPMSQCGTPQPPPPLNIHAVQEAKEKLKQEKKEKHATKKLMKELAICKTLLGEMELHEDSWPFLLPVNTKQFPTYRKIIKNPMDLSTIKKRLQDLTYKSREDFCVDVRQIFDNCEMFNEDDSPVGKAGHGMRKFFELRWAELTDKHS; encoded by the exons ATGAAAAACATGGACAAAAATGCCGGCGGCGACGGCAGCGATGGTAAATCGGGTGTCGGCGTCGGTCTGGGTGGGGGCGGCAGTGGTAAGGCCGGCTCTAGCGCCAGTGGGGGCGGTGGAGCCGGAGTGCACGATCCCTCCGCATTGTTGGATGCTGCCTCGCTATTCG CTTATTGGGGCCGTGATCCAACAAGCGCTGCCGCAGCCGCTTCCAATCCGCTATTCAATTCACAATTCAATGCTGCCGCAGCAGCCGGCTTGGGCTTGTTGCAGAATCCGGCTAGCGCAGCAAATGATCGATATTCGATAGCAGCTGCTGCAGCGGCCGCCGCATCACATCATCATCAGAATACCATGGCAGTGGCGGCATCTCAGGCGGCCAGTTTGGCTAGTCTGCATCCAGCAAGTGAGTTAAACT GTTGGTGGTCTATGGCCCAACTGGCAGCTCAAGACTATTTCACCCGCCTGCAAGCTTCCGGCCTCTCGCCGTTCGCACATCCTGATGTGATGGCCGCCTTTGGGCCAGCAGCACTGGGTCTTGGCGGTGCGGCCGGTACCGGTGGTACAGGCGTCAACAGTGCTGGTGGCGGTGTCGGTGCTCTGGGTGCCGGTACGGGTGGCAGTAATGTTGGCAGTGGCAGCAGTTCTTCGTCAAGCAGTAAATCAAGTAAATCCCGCAAAGAGAAAcgtcagcaacagcagcaggctcaacaacagcaacaacagaatTTAGCTGCAGCtgcagcggcggcagcagccGCGGCTGTTAGTGCTAATCCGGCCGCGGCTTTGGCTGGCATGCACGGTTTGGTGGGTGCGGGCGGTTCGCTTAACCCCTCCTCGATGGGTATGGGTGGTAGTGGCAGTACAGGCAATACCACTGGTGTTGGTGGTAGCAGTGGCGGCAGTAGTTCGTCGTATAAA TCGAGTTCAACCAGCTATAGCAAACCATCTGTGAGTCCGGTTTTACCGCCGCCACCCGGTTCGGCATACGATCCGGTGCAGCTGCACAAAGAATTGTTGGCAATGCAAGTGGCAGCCGCGTCTGGTGGCTCTTCCAGTTCCTCATCGTCGAAGAAATCCTCATCACATCATCACACACAGTCTCACcagagcagcagcaacaacaatagcggtgGTGGTGGTATCGGCGGTGGCAGTGGTGGTAGCAGTGGCTTAGGCATGTCCAGTGGCGCTTCCTCTTCGCTtggcggcagcaacaacaataactctaATAAAAACTCACCCATGAGTAATGTCGGCAATGCGGCCATGCATCATTTGAGCGCTTTGGGTGGCAATGTGGGCGGCAGCAATTCCACGGCGCATCACATAAATGCGTTAATGTCGCCGCACGGTTCATTGGGTGGCAGCAGTGGCATGGGCAGCGGTGGCAGTAATATGGGTGCTAGCAGTAGTGGTGGCAGCAATAGTTCGGCTTCGAGCAGTAAAGCAGAACGTGACAAGAATAACGCTTCGTTGAATGCGCTCAGCTCGCTTTCGCAGTTCGGTGCGCTCGGCATGAGCCCACAGCAGAGCATGCAGGCCGCAATGAATGCGTTCGCCGCATCCAACCCTGCAGCTgcggccgcagcagcagcagccgcgtCGGCAGCGGTCGGTGGTGGCAAAGGTGGCAAAGATTACATGCCAAGTGGTATACTCAG TGCTGCACTGGAAGGAAA CGATCACCAATCCTTACTGGGTGTACGACTGCCGCCCGATACGGAGATTATCAAGTATACATCATCGATTGTTGGTCCCAAAATACCCGGTACTACTTCACGTGGTCGCAAGAAAACTATTTCTgacgaacaacaacagcaacaacaattactcgcacaacaacaacaactgcagcaacagcaattgcaAAAGCAGGAGTTGGACGCCACAAATGCGCTCTCCTCGCTACTCTCCATACCGGGACTGAGTCCGGCTAAGCGTGCACGCCTTGAAATGGAGTATGCTGCAATGGCGGCAGCGGTGAATgtagcacaacagcaacaacaccagcagcagcagcaacaacagcaggcgcaacaacaacagcagcagcaacaagcgcaacaacagcaacagcagcaacaacaggcgcagcaacagcaacaagcacaacaacaattgcaacaacagcatcaGCATGCTTTGAATGTTGCCGCAGCTAGCGGTTTTGGTGGTATCGGTGTTGGTGGCACAAATACCACTACCGCAGcacaagcagcagcagcggcggcagctGCAGCGGCAGCGCTTGGACAATTGAGTGGTCCGGCCGCAGCGGCAGCTTTGAGTGCCAGCGGACTTGGGATGGGTGCACCGATGGGCTTGTCCGGTCTCGGAGGATTGGGTGCTTTGGGCGGCTTAGGCAATCCAACCGGTCGTCTGGATCCGCATACACTGGGCGCAACCACTCTTAGTGCCACGCCTAGCAATAGTCGTGACTCATCGACGGACCGTGTTGAAGTGATAAAACTACCGCCAACGATCACCTCGAACGGCGCCTACAATTTatcgaataaaaacaaagacttGCTTGATTTAACGGGCGACAATAGCAGCGGTGCTGGTGTGAATCTCAGCATGAAATCATCCAGTTCCACTGCCACGACTAATGCCACAACAGCATCGTCAGCGCTAATCGGTACCGCGGCCAATCCCATAATGATCGAGGATTACGATGCGCCATTGAATTTGTCCATGAAACCCGCTGATAAACAGAGTTCCTCCGCCTGCATGTCATCCTCGATGGTGGGCGGCAGTAGCGACTACAATAGTCCGGTGAATATGGGCGGCACTGTGGCGGTGCCTGCCGGCAGTGGTGGTTCGAATAGTTTACAAAGCTTGACTTCGATTACAGCAGCGCTGGGCGGTGGTAGTAGCACACCGCTGCCTGGTAGCGGCGCCAGCAGTAGTGGTGGCAATGCGGGCAGTAGTGGTTCGGGCGGTTccagcggcggcggtggcggtagTGGTGGTGAACGTTCAGGGCAACCGCCTTTTAAGGAGGGGCGGCCGCGCAATCTCGGACGCGGCGTGTCGAAACCGAAGAAAAACACCGTCGCCTCATTGCTGGCACAGTCACGTGCTGTGGGCATCAAACCGATGCTAGCCACTCAGCAGTTGCTGCAGCAAGGCGCTGATTTG GAGAAAATCCGTCAAGCGCTAAATGAAGCGAATGCACAACTGGATCTTTCGACCGACTCCGAAAGCGTTGCCGCCGAAAGTGGGCTCTCCGAGTCGGAGAGCGAAGATGCCAACATTCTAAATGTAACCGAACTACGTGTGCCACTCGATTTGGGTTGGAAGCGAGAGACAGTCATACGTGGCCTAACCAAAGCGGGCCAGATACGCGGCGAAGTCGTTTACTATGCGCCTGGTGGCACAGTGCCGCTAAAGAACATTGGTCAAGTGATCTCT CATTTGGAGAAGAATCCATCGAAGTTGACGCGTGACAATTTCAGCTTTTCTTCACGTGCTATAGTCGGTTCATTCCTACAACCCGCACCACCGCCATACGCCAACGATGGCGAGTACATACGCATGACCGATGAAGATGTGGCGAAGCGTTTGGAggatttgaaaatattcacacgTCAAACTCTGAATGTCGAGCAACGCATCGAGATTGCTAAGCAACAACAGGCCATACGCGATGCGAAGAAACAGCAGAAGGAGGAAATGGCGCGCAACAAGGAAAAAGCACGGCAGGAAAAAAACGAGAAGCTTGAGCAGCAACGAAAAGAAAAGGAGTTAAAAAACCAGCAAATGATTGAG GCGCGCAAGAAGCGTCAAGAAGAACTAGAACGTATCAAGCAAGAGGAGCTGCTCAAGAAACAACAG gaaaaagaaaagaaacgtCAAGAAGCTATTTTAGCTAAAGAACAG GAactccaaaaacaaaaagaagcgTTACTTGCTGCCGAAATG GAACGTGAACGCCGTCGTCAACATATGGCACTTGTGCGTCAGCTGGAGGCGCGTCGCAAGTTTGTCGAGcgtgagaagaagaagcatCAAATGATTTTAGACCGTCTGATATTACGTGAGAAACGTATGGCTATACGAAAGCGTGATACTGAAATTTTAGCACAAATAAG AAAACCCAATGAGGACTCTGAAGTTGCACATCCATACGAGTTACCCGAATTGGAACGCATTGGAGGAAATCGTTTGCCTGGGCAAGCGATGGCTGATCTGTTGATGGTATACGAGTTCTTGCATAACTTCGGCGAAACCTTAGGATTTG ACATGGAGTCACTGCCCAGTCTGCAGAATCTGCACGATGCACTGATTAGTGACAGCAATCCCGACGCGGAGGAAGAGCTGCTATCTGTGATGACTCATTTGCTGGTGTGCGCCATCGAGGATCCGGGCATACCGAATCCGGGACGTCACACCACACTGCTTGGACAATCGCTGCGTAACGCGGACATCACGAATTCGAATGTTTCGGAGATATTACGCATTTATCTGTACGCCACCGCTACCGGTGAGATACGTCAACTGCACGGTATAACAATGGATCGTGAGCGCGAGCGTCGCATACCCGATCACCATCAGGTGGACGCCGATACGGCTTCGCATTCCGgtaaaaatgccgaatactatAAATTGTTACATGAAAACGAGACTTGGAAATTATCGCATTCCCTGAAGAATCGTCCGTTCGTCGCATTGAATCCCACACGAAAGGCACAAATACTCGCACATCTCTGTAACGACCTGCTCATGAATAAGGCAGTGTTGAAACAGATCGACGGCAGTTTAGAAACATGCGCGCAGATGCGCAAAGAGCGATATATGACCGACATGAAGGTGCGCAAGTACAAAGCGCTGCATCAACGCAAGGCACGTATTGAGGCCTACGAGAAGGCACAGGCCGAACGCGAGGCCGCAATGCAAGCAGCTATTGCCGCACAGCAGAAAGCCGATGCCGAGCGCATGCAGAAGGAGGCAGAggcagcagcggcggcagccGAAGCCGCAGCGAATGCCGCAGCGGCCGCGACCACTAATGCTGCGGAACAGGAGAAACAGTGTGAAGAGAATGATGGCGATAGCGGGGCAGCAGTTGATGGGGCCAATGGTGGCGAAACCCCGGCTAATAGTAACACTAATAACGCCTCACCGGTTGATGCGgaacataataacaacaacagcagcggggCCACTAACAATGGTGAGCATCACAACAAGAACGAGAACGATATAAGCGCAGCAAATGTCGAGAAAATGGACGTTGATGGCGATGTGACCATCATAAATAATTGCGATGAAGCTAACACCGTGAAAAGCGAAAAGGATAATCAATCACTACCTTTGCCCGCGGACGCTGGTGCACCAGCCATAGTTGGCGCGAACAATCTGGCTGATTCATCATTGCCACATGGGCTGCCCACGCCCGCGTTACCCAATGTCTTCGATGGACTTAAATACGATGTGAGTCCCACAAAGAGTTACAACAGTGACAATGCGGTCACACCCAACAAGCAGGCGAAGCTAGATGAGTCCGTTGTATGTGTGCCTGCTTACCAGAACGGCATTGCTAGCATGCCAGCTGGCTTGCCGGGCGTTTGCACTACAACCGCAATGGCACACGCTGCAACGCCGTCCGATTTGAGTAATCTGTTGCCGAAGAAGGCGGGCAACGATGACCAGCCAATATCTACGGATGTGGGACTGGACGATGATCTCAGCGATTTGGAATCGGATATTACAAATGTTGAGGAGGACGAGGACACGCGTTTGAGTGCCGATGAGCTGCAAAAGAAACTCGACAAGATCTTGCGTGCGTCCATGAATTGCAAAGAGCTGCTCGAGAAGAGCACCAATCAGTTGCGTGCCACATGTTTCGGACAAGATCGTTTCTGGCGACGCTATTGGAAGTTGCCGAAGGCAGGTGGTATCTTCATTGAAGCGTTGGAATCTGCACAGAACGATATATTCCACTATCAGGAAATTTTGGAAGTGGAGGCTGAGGAGGCGCGTGCCGCTAAACTATTGAACGGCGAAAGTGAGGCTAAGCAGGAGTGCAAGGAAGAGGATGCCGAAGAGGCTGATGACGAAGGTGCAGACACAGAGAATGCCGATGAAGGCGCTGAAGTCGATTCTAAGGAGAGTGGGAACGCATGTAAAAATACTGAGGAGGAAGATAAAAGCATGGAAGCCACAGCTACAACGTTAACAGCGAAAGAGTCTGAGGAAAAGATGCAAGTCGATGACGTAGCCGAAGTGACCACACCCACTCCAAGtgtcatcaacaacaacaacaataccaatggTAATGTCTGCAACATGACACCTACAGCGGTGATTGACGATGACGACGATGACGTTGTGTTGACCAGCAAAGACGAACCGGAGATTGTTGATTTGCgcgatgatgatgacgacgatGATGACGTCGTACACACCGCCACCATACCGGCGCCGAAGCGCATGGACATTGATGTGGACAACTACATGAGCAAAAAGCCACATGTCGATGCGGCCACCATCTCCACCAAGACCGACTTTGAGGCAGAGATCAAAATACCAGCCATACCAGCTCAATTCAATGCAGCCATTgccgctgctgccgccgccgcagcTGCTGCAGCCAATGCCAATGCCACAAATACCACGGTGACAAATGCTATTGGCGATAAAAACTGTGATAAAAATGAGATTGCAATGTTGACGTCGTCAGCGTCTGGTTCAGCGTCGCCGATGACGATGCCAACACCGACATCAACTCCAATGCCGATGCCAATGCCATTACCGATGCCGCTGCCAGCAGCAACGGGCTTGCCAGTTAGCGCCAACAACACAATAGTCAgctacaacagcaataacaacagtatCAACACAATAACCAGTGGTACAGGCAGCACCGTTGGTGTAATGGATGTGAGCAGCACGACAGCCGCGATTATAGATAGCGTCGTGAAGGCCGAGGACTTAAAGAAGGAGGACGACTGCATTATCGTGTCGGCCACGAGCGGCGATGATGCGCTCTTCAAACAGCCGGTAAATGTCTCAGATAAGTGGTTCTCGATATTCGATCGCGAATTGCCATTAATGTCGACCGAGCCGATGGATGAAGCCAGTCTCAAAGAGTACAAGATGTCTATCGCAAATATCTCATGCGACTCTCTCTTCCAGACACAGGGCCATCCGTGGGAGGTGCAGAATGTCGTACCATTTTTCAACGTGACACTGGACGAATGCAAAGTGGACCCGACGAAATTCGTGCAGGAGTGCATACTCTCGCTTTCGGGCCTCGATGAGAAACAGATGGAGGCGAAGATACGTGAATATGAGGAAAAAATGGTATTGGCAGCGAGCGCGCCATCCGAAGGCGCAGATGCAGATACAGCGGTGGCATCACCGTTTGACTCAAAAAACTGCCTTCCTCGTCAGCGATTAAAGAGTGAGGAAGCCGCGGAGAGCGGTGATGAGGAGGAAGAGGATGAGCAAAAGTACGAAAGTGACTGCAAACCATCCACCTCGGCGGCGGCTGCTGCGAAATCAACCTCGTCACCAGTCATCAAAACCGACGCAGTGAAAAGTGAGGAGAATGATGAAGAACGCACCGAAGAGAAGAAATTCTTTCCATATTTAAATGACACAAAAGTCGAGAGCGGTGTTGATTGTAAGCCGCACAAGGACGTCAACGATGCTGCCGCCGGCGAAGCCAAAGAGCACGACTTCAACACAGTCAGACTGGAAATACGCATGGACGATATCGCCGGCATGTCCATACAGAATTTAGCCAATATGTCACTGCAAAATCTCACCACATTCCTGCAATACGACGTGCAAACGCCGCTCTCAATGACACCGGAAGAGCAACTGCAATTGGAGAAGGTGAAGAAGGAGGGTTTCCCCAAAAAGTTGGTCGGTTCATATGTATCACGTGACCGACGCTACGGCTGGTGGAAAGTGGACACCTTCGAAATGTTGCAGCGCGTCATCGATTCGCTCGATCCGAGTGGTTTACGCGAACGCGATTTGCAAGAGAATCTCTTACGCTTCATGCAACAAGAAGATCCGCCCACCATCGGCATCAAATATCCGTTAGCCAGCAAACCCGGAGAAGATGTGCCATATCTGCAACCGGACAAGCCACACGACTGGAATCCCAAGATAGCCAAACGCACCGAACTGGCGCTGCTCGATCAACTCGAAGCGCTGGAGGACAAAATCGCCAGTGCCTCCATGCAACTGAAGAACTGGCAGCTACCGCCGCGCATCGAAAACGAGATCAATCTCGAGTTGGAGGATGTCACCGAGGAAGATTTCATCAGCATCATACCAATGATACGCGAACGCATCATCGATCTGGAGGCGAACATTGAGCGTCGCTACTTGAAACCGCCGCTCGGCTCGCAAACCGGCGACGCGCATTTGGCAGTGATCGCACAAAATCAGCACACCACCACACAGACACAGAACTCGGCGGCCGCTGCAGCGTTCCtcttgcaaatgcaacaacaacaggcagctgccgcacaacaacaactcatcAATATGCAATCACAACAAACCCAGAACGTCATCAACGCGTCGGCATTCAATGAGCGCGCTATGGCTATAGCGGCTGCCAATGCCGCCgcagccgctgctgctgctggcaaTGCGAGCGGCGATGCTGCGGGCGGTCACACAGCCAATACGAGCGGCAACAATTCGGGCGGCGATTCTCCGGCAAGCAATTGTGACAGCGAGAAGGACGAGAAGGTGGAGAATGTGCCGAAGGGCTTGGCTTCGTGGCGTGATGCAGTCTCACGTTCGCACACCACCGCACAGCTGGCGATGGCGCTCTACGTGCTGGAGTCGTGTGTGGCCTGGGACAAGAGCATAATGAAAGCG TACTGTCAGTTTTGTACATCTGGCGAGAATGAGGATAAATTGCTGTTATGCGACGGCTGCGACAAAGGCTATCACACCTATTGCTTCAAACCGAAAATGGACAATATACCCGATGGTGATTG GTATTGTTATGAGTGTGTCAATAAGGCGACGAACGAACGCAAATGCATTGTCTGCGGTGGTTTGCGGCCCTCACCCGTTGGTAAAATGATCTATTGCGATTTGTGTCCGCGTGCCTATCATGCCGATTGCTACATACCGCCGTTGTTGAAAGTGCCGCGCGGCAAGTGGTACTGTCACGGTTGCATCACGAAGGCACCACCGCCGAAGAAGCGCACGAGTAGCAAGCCGCGACGTGATCGTGACTCCTCAAAGCGACGCGATCGTCATAGCAACTCGTCAACATCATCGAACAtagatttgcaacaacaacaccaacaacagcagcaacaacatcaccAGTACCAACATCAGtcacagcatcaacaacaacaccatcaaTTACAGCTCCAACAACAGGCTGCGGTTCTAGCGCAGGCGCAGGCCATGGCAGCTGCCTCGGCGGAACACCACCTGCACAATTCATCACAGCTATCGCTGAATTCGTCGCATGACGAGTCGATGACGTCGTTACCGACGCCGCTCAG TCCAGCGCATTCGATTGCTTCCACCTCATTCGATGAACAGCACAATAATTCGATTGATGCGACGCGTTTTCAGtatcagcatcaacaacaacaccaacaacatcaacagcagcaacagtatCAACAAATGGTTGGTGGTAACGCAACCACTCTTGCGGTGGGTATGCCTGTTGGCGTTGGTGTAGGTAAGGGCGCTCCAACAACCATGTTGCCAGATGCTAGTGGCACAACATCGTTGGTGCATAACAATATGATCGGTGCACATTTGACGAACAATGACCACGCGACAACAGATAGTTGCGTAGATGGCGCGCCTGCAAATGCTCTATTGAATCCGATAACTGGTAGCGTCATGCCACCCATGTTCAACAACGCGGCACCGAGTGGCTACGCCACGCCTCCATCATCACAGTTGTCACAAACTCCACATGCACCACTGTCAGCCGGTGGCGCGTTGGTGCCACACGTTACGCCAACCACCTTGCCAACAGTAAGTACCGCCGTGGGTGGCGCGTCCCCCATGCCCGTAAACTACATGCCGCTAACAGCCAGTCAGCAACAGCAACTCGCTCAACTGCAAATGAACAGTAATGGTGGCGTGCAGTTGCCACCGCCATCATCACCATACAATGCAACGGCACAATCGCCGTTGCCGCCGCCGACATTGCTGCCGCCCACCAGCGCCATCAGTACATCGCCACAACCAGCCACAACACTACCGCTCATTATGCCTCCAACCGGCATGGttcaacagcaacaccaacagccACAATTGTCGCCGCTGCTGCAATCGTCGATTTTGTCGCCCCAACACAGCAGCAATCATGTACCGACAGCCAACCAAATGCACTCGCCACGTGCCAGCACGCCAACGCAGCACTCACCACAAACGGTGGGCCACAACTCGCAGTCGCAATCGCCGGCCACGCATCAATTTGGCGGCCTCTCGCCGATGAGTCAATGCGGCACACCACAACCACCACCGCCGTTGAATATACACGCGGTTCAGGAGGCAAAAGAGAAGCTGAAGCAGGAAAAGAAGGAGAAGCACGCCACCAAGAAGCTGATGAAGGAGCTGGCCATATGCAAGACATTGCTGGGCGAAATGGAG TTGCACGAAGATTCGTGGCCATTTTTGTTGCCAGTGAATACCAAACAATTTCCGACTTATCGTAAGATAATTAAAAATCCAATGGACTTATCCACCATCAAGAAACGCTTACAGGACTTGAC CTATAAAAGTCGCGAAGATTTCTGCGTCGACGTCCGTCAAATATTCGATAACTGTGAAATGTTCAACGAGGACGACTCGCCGGTCGGCAAAGCGGGTCATGGCATGCGCAAATTTTTCGAACTGCGCTGGGCTGAGTTGACCGACAAGCACTCATGA